The DNA segment TACGAGACGGGCAACTACCCGTACGTCACGGCGAGGGTCCGTGCGAAACGGTCCGCCCTGCTGCCCGAGGACGTCTTCGGACGACTCCTGCAGATGGAAATCCCGGAGATTGCGCGGTTCCTCGGGGAACGGGAGTACAAGGCGGAGATGCTCGCGCTCGGGGGCCGCTACTCCGGCGTGGACCTCATCGAGGCCGCGACCTCGCGGAACCTGGCGAAAGTGTACAACGAGATATACGATTTCTGCGAAGGTGACCTCCGGGCGATCGTCGGCCGATACATGGACCGATACGACCTCCAGAACGTCAAGACCATCGTCCGCGCGAAGACGTATGGGGCATCGGCCGAGGAGGTGGAGGAGGACCTCGTCCCCGCCGGTAGCTTCCCTCTCGAATTCTTAGAGCGGCTCGTGGCCTCGGAGGACCTGGATGTGCTCTTCGCGCGCCTGTGGGGGACGATTTATGCGCAAGCCCTGGAGGGCCTAGCCCCTCGCGCCTCCGAGGTCGCGAACTGGTCCGACTGGGAGGACCGCGTCTCCCGCCTGTACTACGAGGAATTGCTCGAGGCCGTGCCGCCATCGACGGAGGCGAATCGCCTCATGCGCGTGTTCATCCAGCGGGAGATCGACATCATCAACCTGAAGACGCTCCTGCGGGCATGGGCGGCCAAGGCCTCGTTCACCCGGCCGATCTTCCTTGCGGGTGGACATGAGATGGACGCCGAAGACCTCGGAGAGATGATCGCCCTCGACAAGCCCGGTCTCGTGGGCCGCCTGGCGGAGTACTCGTTCTACGAGGAAATCGCCCCCGAATTCGAGGGGTCCGAGGTCCCCGCGGTTGGCCCGCTCCTGCGGAAAGTCGAGCGGATTCACCTGACGGAAGCGGGACGGTATGCGCACCTGCACCCGCTCTCGATCCTGCCCATCCTCGACTTCATCGTACGGAAGGATCGAGAGGTCCAGAACATCCGGCTCATCGCGCGCGGCAAAGAGAGCGGGCTTTCCACCGACGTGATCCGCGAACTCCTGGTGGTGTGAGATGGAGATCGCCGCGGTCGGCCGGGACGATTTCGTCCAGGGATTCAAGCTCGTCGGCGTGCGCCGTGCCGTCGCGACGACGAAGGAAGAGATCGAGCGCAAGCTCGCGGAGATCCTAGACGACCCGGAAGTCGGAATCCTCGTCCTCGACACCGCGGACATGAAAGGGCTGAGCCACT comes from the Thermoplasmata archaeon genome and includes:
- the ahaC gene encoding ATP synthase A1 subunit C, with protein sequence MAFEGVRGRSAPIQELEPLLERYRWIRERVPYETGNYPYVTARVRAKRSALLPEDVFGRLLQMEIPEIARFLGEREYKAEMLALGGRYSGVDLIEAATSRNLAKVYNEIYDFCEGDLRAIVGRYMDRYDLQNVKTIVRAKTYGASAEEVEEDLVPAGSFPLEFLERLVASEDLDVLFARLWGTIYAQALEGLAPRASEVANWSDWEDRVSRLYYEELLEAVPPSTEANRLMRVFIQREIDIINLKTLLRAWAAKASFTRPIFLAGGHEMDAEDLGEMIALDKPGLVGRLAEYSFYEEIAPEFEGSEVPAVGPLLRKVERIHLTEAGRYAHLHPLSILPILDFIVRKDREVQNIRLIARGKESGLSTDVIRELLVV
- a CDS encoding V-type ATP synthase subunit F, producing the protein MEIAAVGRDDFVQGFKLVGVRRAVATTKEEIERKLAEILDDPEVGILVLDTADMKGLSHSMRRRLETVARPVVIAVGAAEDEDLRTKVRRAIGVDLFK